One genomic segment of Myxocyprinus asiaticus isolate MX2 ecotype Aquarium Trade chromosome 14, UBuf_Myxa_2, whole genome shotgun sequence includes these proteins:
- the zgc:112148 gene encoding Golgi apparatus membrane protein TVP23 homolog B: MIYLFCELLSRSFIANMVTIILLLSCDFWTVKNVTGRLLVGLRWWNQVNEDGRSHWMFESRTESSKNIVSNSESQIFWFGLVVCPVFWVFFMFSTLLALNIKWLAVVIMGVVLQWANLYGYVRCKVGGGTKLKHVATNYFGLQLFKRVLKKPEGT; encoded by the exons ATGATTTATCTCTTCTGTGAGTTACTAAGCCGAAGTTTCATCGCCAACATGGTCACTATCATTTTACTTTTGTCATGTGACTTCTGGACGGTAAAG AATGTGACAGGGCGGCTGCTGGTTGGTTTGAGATGGTGGAATCAGGTAAATGAAGATGGACGCAGTCACTGGATGTTTGAATCCAGAACG GAAAGCAGTAAAAACATTGTCTCAAACTCGGAGTCACAGATTTTTTGGTTTGGTCTGGTAGTGTGTCCGGTGTTTTGGGTTTTCTTCATGTTTAGCACTCTTTTGGCCCTCAacataaagtggttg GCGGTTGTCATCATGGGAGTTGTCCTGCAATGGGCTAACCTGTATGGGTATGTGCGATGCAAAGTCGGTGGTGGAACCAAACTGAAACATGTGGCGACTAACTACTTTGGTCTTCAGCTCTTCAAAAGG GTACTAAAAAAACCAGAAGGAACCTAA